The Agrococcus sp. SGAir0287 DNA window GCTGCGCGCGGGATGACGACGACTGCGCCTCGGTTACGAGGCGTTGGATGCCGGCGAGCGCGGTGTCGTCGCCGACGGCGGTGATCTCCACGCGCAGGTTGGAGTCGGTCGCGACGGTGCCGGCGGTGACGGCGTCGCCGGTCGAGCGGGTCACGGTTCGCGACTCGCCGGTGACCATCGACTCGTCGACGGCGGCCGTGCCGTCGACGATCGTGCCGTCGGCGGGGATGCTGGCGCCGGGGCGGACGATGACGAGATCGCCGACGCGCAGGTCACCCGGGGCGACGGTGACGATGTCGTCGCCCTCGATGCGCTCGGCTTCGTCGGGCAGCAGCGCGGCGAGGGAGTCGAGTGCAGAGGTCGTCTGCGCGAGGGAACGCATCTCGATCCAGTGGCCGAGCAGCATGATGACCACTAGCAGCGCGAGCTCCCACCAGAAGTCGAGGTGGTGGTCGACGACGCCGAGGCTGGCCAGCCAGGAGGCGACGAAGGCGACGGTGATCGCCAGCGCCACCAGCAGCATCATCCCCGGCTGCTTCGCGCGCAGCTCGGAGAGCGCGCCCGTGAGGAACGGCCAGCCGCCCCACAGGTACATGACGGTGCCGAGGACTGGCGAGACCCACTGGACGAGCGGGATGTCGGGCAGGGCATAGCCCAGCAGCATTGAGAACATGCTCGACAGCGCCACCGTCGGCACAGCCAGCGCGAGCATGATCCAGAACAGGCGACGGAACTGCGCCACATGCCCGCCATGACCGCTGTGGCCGCCGTGCCCGGCGTGCTGGTCGGGCGTGTGGTGATGCGCCTCAACGCTCGAGGCGGCGTCCGCAGATGATGCGTCGTGCGCGCGCGCGCGGTGCGCGTGCTCGTCGTGGCCGTGGTGGCCGGCGTGCTCGTGCTGGGCGTTGCTCATGGCGGCTCCTCGGGTGGAGGGTTCAGTGGGCGGCGGCGTACCGTGCTGGGTCGGCGTCGAACTTCGGCCCGCAGCCTGCGCAGCAGAGGTAGTAGCGGGTGCCGTCGTGGTCGCGCACCAGTCCTGCGGCCTCGGCGTCGGCCTTGGCGATGAAGCTGCCGGGCATGATGGGGCACTCGGCCATGTCGGTGTCGGTGTTCTCGGGCGTGTGGCTGTGTCCGTGGCAGGCGGATCCGTTGGTCATCGGGTGGTCCTTTCGGTGAGTGTGGCGGTGATGCTTCGGAAGGAGCGCAGCCGCAGGCTGTTGCCGACGACGAAGACGCTGGAGAACGCCATCGCTGCGCCGGCGAGCATGGGGTTGAGCAGGCCGAGGGCTGCCAGCGGGATCGCGGCGGCGTTGTACGAGAACGCCCAGAAGAGGTTGGTCTTGATGGTCGTGAGCGTGCGGCGTGACAGTCGGATGGCGTCGACGGCTCCGAGCAGGTCCGATCGGACGAGCGTGATGTCGGCGGCCTCGATGGCCGCGTCGGTGCCCGACCCCATCGCGAGTCCCAGGTCGGCCCGCGCGAGCGCGGCGGCGTCGTTCACTCCGTCGCCTACCATCGCCACCTTGCGGCCCTGCTGCTGGAGTCGGGCGATGACGTCGACCTTCTCTGCCGGCAGCACCTCGGCGATGACCTCGTCGATCCCGACCGAATCGGCAACGCGCCTCGCCACCGTTTCGTTGTCGCCGGTCAGCAGCACGGGCCGCAGACCCAAGGCGCGCAGGCGACGGATGGCGTCAGCGCTGGTGGCCTTCACCTCGTCGGCGACGACGAGCGCGCCGCGCGCTTGCCCGTCCCAGGCGACCAGCACGACCGTGCTGCCGGCGGCTTGTGCCCGCTCTTGCGCCTGGCGGAGCTCGTTCGGAATCACGACGGCCCAGTCGGCGAGCAGCGTGGCGCGGCCGACGACCGCGGCATGCCCGTCGACGACGCCTGTGACGCCACGACCTTCATCGTTCTGGAAGCCCTCGACCGCGGGCAACGCTCCGAGACGGTCGCGGGCCGCGGTCGCGATCGCCGTCGCGATCGGATGCTCC harbors:
- a CDS encoding YHS domain-containing protein → MTNGSACHGHSHTPENTDTDMAECPIMPGSFIAKADAEAAGLVRDHDGTRYYLCCAGCGPKFDADPARYAAAH